AGAGAAGGAATATGAAATCCGTCTAAAACAATTTTGAGTTTTCGATTTTCTTTTGGAGTGAGGGGAAGCTCCTGAACAGCAAAATCTGCAGACCGCCAGTAACCTCCGGGTTTTAGGACGCGATGTACCTCGCTCAGAAAATTTTTTTTATCTATCGCGTAGCAAAATGTTTCCTGATTGATGATGAGATCAAAACGGTTGTCTTCAAAGGACATTTCATTCATGTCCATCATTTGAAATTTACATTGTGGTAACACCTGATTGAGCGCCGCCAGTGTTTCTGAAAGAATAATGTGGCTTTCGCAAAGGGTGATTCCCGTTACTGAACAGCCAAAGTTCTTAGCCACCCACACTGCAAACCCCCCGATCCCTGATCCCACATCAAGGATTTGAGTATTTGTATTGAGATCAAGTCCGTCTACAAGCCTTTTATTAGATTGTAGAAGTGATTCCGAAAAAGATTTTACCCCGGAATCCCAAACTCCATAATGCCATCCATAACTCCCCGAGGCATAAGAAAAGTAGGATGGAGTGAGATGTTGATAGTAGTTTGCCACTTTCTCTTGAGAAATCATAAGTTCGGATCCTGGCAGTAGATTCTATAATGACTGATATGAAATTAAACAAAATAAAATCTTTGCAATCACTGATTTCTTTTATAGAATATAGACGCTTTAATGCCAACGATCCAGAGGTCATTGAAAAAGAAAATTTTAGCGGGGGGATTTTCATTTTTTCTACTTTGGGCTGGTTTCTTAAAAGCCGATGAAGTCGCTCGTCTTTATTCGGTACAAGGCGTGGTTGAAGTGAGACGAGCCTCAGAAACAAACTGGGCACAAGCTCCTACTGAAACTCTTCTTTATCCCCAAGATCAAGTTCGCACGGGATCCAATAGCCGTTCAGGAATTCTTTTCAAAGACGGAATTTTGGTCCGTCTCGGCGAGAATAGCCTTTTAGAACTCAAGCCCGTCGTTAATTCTGAAATCCAACCTCTTAAAATTTTTTCAGGGACCGCTTATTTTTTTAGCCGAGAGCCCAAACGATTTCCAGAGATTGAAACACCGGTGGTGAGTGCCGCGGTTCGAGGAACGGAGTTTTCAATTGAGGTTAAGAAAGATAAAACCAAAGTTTCGATTCTTAAAGGGAAAGTCATTTGCTCAAATTCTGCAGGCAGCGCCACAGCCGAAGGAGGGGAAGAAATCACGACGCTTGAAGGAATAATTCCCTCTAAACATATTCTCATTCGACCGCTGGATGCAGTAGAGTGGGCCCTTTATTATCCAGCCCTGATTGACCCCTTAGAATATTCAAAAAGTGAAGTTCCAGAATTAATGAAAGAGGTCTCACAATTTCTTTTAGTAGGCCAAGTGGAGAAGGCAAAGGTCTTACTCGAGCAAATTCCCATCGATCAAAAAACACCCGCTCTTGCCCTTCGATACAGCCTAGAATCCATCATCGCCTTGGTCATGAATCAAAAAGAAGAGGCGTTTCTCTTAGCCCAAAAAGCTGTTGAGGTAAATCCAAATTCTCCC
This sequence is a window from Chlamydiota bacterium. Protein-coding genes within it:
- a CDS encoding class I SAM-dependent methyltransferase; amino-acid sequence: MISQEKVANYYQHLTPSYFSYASGSYGWHYGVWDSGVKSFSESLLQSNKRLVDGLDLNTNTQILDVGSGIGGFAVWVAKNFGCSVTGITLCESHIILSETLAALNQVLPQCKFQMMDMNEMSFEDNRFDLIINQETFCYAIDKKNFLSEVHRVLKPGGYWRSADFAVQELPLTPKENRKLKIVLDGFHIPSL